Sequence from the Acropora muricata isolate sample 2 chromosome 10, ASM3666990v1, whole genome shotgun sequence genome:
TAATAGTTACTTATTATTACTGTGATATATATTAGTAGAATTCTTCTAGTATACTAATGCAAATGCTGTAATCTGATGGGCTAAGCCATTGAAcacttgaaaaataattattggaaaccattatttgaagtaaattttagCAATTTGCTCTCCAATTCTGTGAGGTGATAGTTGattcggcctttggcctcatCAACTATCACCTCATAGAAATCTCAAGCTCAcaatctaataataataattattgttaaatagtgCAATTATCAATTGGGAAAATTCAAGTTCCTTaagaaattatttataatttgtCAAACGCAGTGAACGAATATTCTAGCCAAGGGTTTGCTCGAGTTAGAACAAGGAGCATGTAAAACATTTTCCAGGCTACCTACACAGGAGAAGACAATCTCATGCATGAGAATCCCAAAACCATTAGCTTCAGAGAAAACAGGAAGCTTAATTAATGTGATTCACTAAAATGACTGAAGTCTGTCCCCTTTGATTTAgagcaagaaataaaaaaatgtcatttaaaaaaattgtctgcTCCTGCACTGTGATGAGGAACCGCTCTCTTAGTATACACTGCAGAAGAGATTAGTGCTTTTCATGCACTTTTGACTGGCTAGCATGGAGGTGATAGGCAAAGTCAATTCTATTCATGGCCAAGAAGGCAAAGAAATACAATTGGGCCTCTTGTAGACTAATTTGATTTTGTAACCAAGTAGGTTTTTGGTTTGCCAATTATTCCCAGTATGGCATACTCAAGCAATCATTATTCACTAAATTTACTGTGAAAGTTGGGGTTTATTTACTGCCACTTTAGTGAAATTGTTGGTTGGTTTATCTTAACTTTTGATTACTGTTGAGCTTCTTTCATTTCAGCCTTGAGTGATTATCTTCAGATCTCATCCTTGTAAAACGCTGTAGTAATAGTCATTTAATAATGCACCAACAGTTTCAAACAGTTTTCCCTGATGGGTCAGAATTGGAAGTTTCAGGCAACAATGGCTTGGTGACGTCCTGTTCTTCTTCCACTCGTCTCAAGTCCCtctttaatgaaaataatgtcaacaaaaacaacaccgAACTCAACAGGTACAAACCGGGGAAAAGGATGTACAGAGCTGTGCGCAAACTGGTGAGTTTCTTAAGAGGTGGCACAAGCAAAGGCATGTTTCCGCCTATGATTGAGATGACAAAAAGGTAGCCAGCAATTGCAGGTGAACGAATCATGTTAGGAACAAGTTCCACAACAACTGTCAGTGTTACTCCCACCCACATTTCGCCAATGACATTTGATGGAATCAAGCTGATGAAGGCGTATGGTGGTTTGAGAAAGAGAGCTCCAGCAGCAAAAGGAGCCGCGATTACCTGAAATGAGAAACACTAATTTATTTAAACTGATTACAAGTGATATTAAGACATCAAGTAAAATCTAGAACTTGAATTTTAGTAGACCTTGAAGTTGAACAAAATTCACTTCACAGACCAGCTAACATCTCAAGCAAATTCAAGATGTGTGTTTGTCAGGAAACACGAATTACAAGAATACTGGTAATCGTTTTTTGCCTCTTCTTATTGATGACTTTGAGACCCTTTTAAGTCTGGGTTCACCTAGGGACAGTAGTCTTCACCCAGCGATTCATGATGAAATTGACACTACAATTTTTTACAGTCGTTTGTATTATTTTATGAAAACACAGCAAACTTACAGGTTTGGAAACTTGTTAAGGGTTTGCAACAACCTCATTTCATAACACAATTTAACCAATTCTCACAGCATTACAGGATAATGTGATACCGCAGTCAACCTTATAGAACAAAGAGACTAGTAAATCCTACAGTACCTGACTGAAGACTAGGACCCAGACTCTTGCGTAGAACCCTCGATTCTTTATCAGGCGATCTGAGATGAACCCTCCTAGCACAACCCCCAGGCTTCCTCCAACAAGAGGTATCCAGCTCATGTACTCTCCAACATTAGTGCTGGGATAGTATTTGTTAAAGTACGGCTGAGTGTTGTACGCCCACACGTATCCTCCGGCATTTCTTATAGAACCCGCAACAAACAAAATGATCAACGAAGGCCGCATGAAAGTTCTGAGGAGAAGTACAAACTTCTCTTTCAGTAGCTGTCTCCTGTTAAAGCCAAGAGTAACCTGCACAGAAATGATAGTAACCAACATAGTGAATGAGATTTGAATAACTAGGTAGGAAGGAAAAGTGTCGTCCAGTTTCATGTAATTTCTGGTAgaggtaataataattaccgAAGATGGAATGCTAATCCTAGCCAATCTTATCAACATAAAGGCGACAATGGCATTGATGACAGAAAGTGTGTTTTTGGCTAAGTAAAAGtcctcttcttcttttccatataatattattagtgaCGTACCGTATCTCCCTTCTCTACCCTCACGGGTTCCTTTAAGGTGAGGAGCATAAGAGCTCCCAGGACAAAACCAGGCATAGCAGCAATCCAGAAAACCCATCTCCATCCCTTCCCATCAATATTAGCTTCTGTGATGAAGTTACCAAATGCATAAGCCATGCTGTAACCAATATAGATTCCCCAGTTGTATACACCCAGGGCAGATCCTCGTAATGTctaaaaataaagataaaaaagaatgaaagatatATAGGAGGAGGAAAAGTACAAGTGATGATTGGGATTTCCAGGGGCTGGTTGCTTGAAACATGGTTATCACTAACCATGTATCAGTCAGGCTGGGGTAGTGGACATCTAtaacgccttccacctctactacaaatgttgtatgtgggctgagtttcagttgatctcaacctgactttgagggttttctcCAGGCACTCCGCTTTCCTCTCTCCTCAAAATTCGACTCCCATTTAGAGGGTATGTCTTAGCATGGTAATTATTACGTTTCCCCCTACTACCGTCCCGTTAACCAAGTATCAAAACCTATACTTCTCTATGGTAATTAACATTGGTGagtgctaaccatgctttgagcaacttgACCCAGCTTGTTATCTTCTCTTGTCACTGTTATAGTATCATTATCACTTTGCTGggtatagaggttttgcacggcagccatgttggatggcaggaaaaatagattctttttcccatgggaacaaatgttctttctaatgcaaataattttcattgtcctgccatccaatacggctgccgtgcaaaacctctattgtgGCCCACTTTGTGGGCTAAAGCGGAGAATTTTGCAGGCTAAAATGTACTTTAGCCCCActaaataaaccaatgaaagtgAAAATTGGATAATCCTATgatgtaagcagccaataaaaataaagaagccATTTAAGTGTTTCTTGCAGTTTTCTTGCAGTGTTGGTGCAACAAATATTCTTCAgaatgttttgttgtcatttattttctcaatgcagCGCTgtaaataacggccggtcaacggacaatgtctgGCCAAatataggttttgtccggtcaaatccttagatggccggacaatttgtccggtcgtttacgctggtaaggcataaatttagagtttcaaggtttaaatatttaaaggtccaatgttattattatcattgtttgtccggccaaaaatgggatatgtccgaggaaaaataggtttgaccggacaatttgacctGCAGCAGCCAGGAAATTATTTTCAGCTCTGCAatgtgataataatagtaatatagTTAACATTCTTCAGCATAAATATATCCTGGGCCATTCTTGGAGCTCATAATTTTTAACCTACACCTAACGGCTGAGGCTAAAATGAGTCTaggtcgggcccaaaacatatttatggcCATGAACACAACCTCTGTTGTTTTATTATCTTCCTGTGGTTATGAATAATTAAGCCTAGATATCACTAGTCGGTAAGCCTTGAAATATCACCTCTATCCATTTTGATGACTCTGTGAATAACATGGTAAGTTTCTTAGAAGTGGTCAGTTAGTTTAATTAACAGTATACTTTTATTTCTACTGTTTTACCTCTGGAAAGTAGTCTGCTATTAAACTGGAGGCAAATGGAGTACAGCCAGCCTCTCTGCAAAATGTTAAGGACAAAATCAATGAGACATTACTTTATAGTGTGGAAATCCATGTGGAAGCAGACATAATGACACTATTATACACTGCGAGTTATTGGTAAAATTAAGAAGAAATCAGCCTTTGACTCACCCAATTCCTAGGATAAATCGTGTGATGACTAAATGCCAATATTTGGTAGCAAAACCAGTGAGTAGGGTCATTGTACTCCACAACAACAAACAGAAAACAAGCAGATTTTTGCGATTAAAAACCCCGGCAGAAAATCCAAGAGGAATGCCACTGACAGTGTACACAAGTATAAACACTGGTCCAGCAAGAATTTGATATTGACTTCCAGTACCATCATAATCCCAAACACAAACATGCTGGCTTGaacttttgccttttgttttctgttCACATCTGAAATTCAATGGCAAGATATAGACTTCACATCATTAAGGGAATCTTTACCAATGTACTTGTCCTAAGCTTCAGTCTTattaatatataaatatttatcTGCAGAAGGTGTCTTATAATTACACCTTTCCTTACACCACAGCGACACAGAAAAAGCACCAGAACAGTGAAAAAGGTTATGGAAGCTGTTGAAGGAACTGTGGAAATTGGAGTCTGAGACACTTTTTGGGATGTTCAAAACAAATTCTATTTTTCAACTAGGTACACTCTACCCACCTGGAATCAACAAATGTCTTTCATGCCCTTAATTTATTCACTAATTCATGTCACATATTTCCACCAATCGAAAGGCTCTTCTGTACCCTcataaaaaccaacaacaacccACATCcatccattcgctctgacgaagggctaatgctcaaaacgtcagctttccaaatttttcgtggtgataattaacaattagacctgtagccctttcggcctcatgggctgttgatctgtggcccttgagggcgaagggtctaataattgttttagtatcaacCAACCAGTCcaacagaaaaaagcaacaataaattcggcaaaaaaaaaaaatatttatttggtaataaaatgcaataaataggtttacaaaaccggtgAATTTCGCTACTCAGTGACTATTACtaagacctatagtagcgtagccaatcaaaatgcaggatttgcattagtccactagttgggtgatactaattgaccatatcaactcatttgataaaaacaaattttcatgtttcagtcTCCCACATTTGCAGCACCACGGTTTCTTCAGAAATTAGAAATTTGTCAAACCTTTGTACCATGCACTTTCAATATCCAGAGCCGATATCttaaagaaataatatttaCATGTCAAAGTAATGCTTGTTATGCAAACTTAGTAAAGATTCCCGTCACGTGCACAGTAAGATCACATGATACCCACATGGCTGTTTCTGGTGCTCAAAGCTTATGGAAACACAACCAGGTGactcggaaaaatttttttctttgtccgTCAAGAGAGTAACGCTGACAGCAAAGGAAAAGAAGTTTAAACATTATGAATACAGAGTTTGAACTGTTGTATCAATCTGGCAATTTACACAATTTGGAATGGCGAAAATGGCCACCGTGTGCATATTGCGTAACTCCAGGTTGAATCATGTCAGTCATTCTTCGTAGCGAATTCAATAAATGTATGATTAAGCTAACTTTTCATAACGAAATTCAAGGCTGTGAGTTCTACAATTTAAAGGCTTATTTTCTAAAACAATGTATAATTTTACGAAAGTTGAGTCCTGTAAAAATAAGATCGTGATGGAGTTGGGTGGGAAAGTAAAACTACACATACGCTGTTTGATTTCGTTCAGGCTGACTGCTGTCCTTTAAACTGTTGACACAGAGTTTCTTATCATCTTTGGAGAAGGTAGAGTTGTATGGTAAGCATCCTTTGTCCCCAAATTTGATATCATGAGCCATGGGTTGGGAAGACACTGCCAAAGCATAGCGATCCAGTTGATTCAACAAGTATGTTCCAAGCAAGAGCAAGAGAACGTATACGGCATAACCACCAGCTTTGAACACTTGCATAAAACTCTGCGCCATGGCCTCTTGGAACGTTTTCACTACCTGACGCCGAGTGAAACTCCACCACCAACCAAAACGGAAAGACAACCGCATGAAATGTATCGATCCATACGCGTCATTGTAGGAGTGAACGTGGGAGAATGATGACgaagaattaaaaataaaaagattctTAGGGAGGAGAACATCAGGGCATATCTGTAATTGGTTATATTGAGCTTTAATCACCCATCTAGCAACTTTgctgcttaattttttttttcagtctttaTGTATGACTTTATTAAGTTCTTTTGTAGTGAATCCAATTTTTTCGCAACATATTTTGTTCTACATTTCCTCCATTTTTCCCTACCCCTATAGATTTGAATGCTACGTCATATCTCTTGGTCAGCTGACCGTTGTAAATGGGCTGCTCTTCCGGCGTGGGGTAAGACTCGTGGTGATACCATATGTTAGTATGCTTTTCACGCCTTTCCAAATAAGAAAGTGAATCTTTTTCCTTCGGTCGAGTCGTTTTACATTGAACGAACTTGACTTGCACAACTTGTGATGACACCCTCATAAAGAAAGGCAGCGACCTTTCGAAATATGGGAATTTTTTCTTAAATCAGCCTTCTTCAAGTACAATTGGAGTAAAATCTTTGTAGTACAATTGTACTCAAATACAATTGTACTGCTGAAAATTTATATTAACTCCAAGTTGTATCTGTTCCTGCCTAAAAAAAATTCGCTTCATACTACAACAAACCGATTAGATCACTCGATTGATCCATCTTGCACTAGCAGGATCATTGTCAAAGTTTGCTCGCTGAAGCTTGTCGTTGCTGTtgtcgctttcttttttttttttttttttttaatttcaacttgaGCAAGTCGGAAAGTACAAATGAAAGAGTTTGCGAATTAATGAAAAGAGTATTATGTTAATGTTGTCAGGGAAATTGGTTTCAGGTCCATAAAATGATAGACAATCTCGAGTCTCtcaggcccggttcagacgccgctccactcatgtgccgaacctaattgatgaattaagtccggcaaaagagcggcgtctgaatcaattcggtaaggcagttttaattcggtgcggcaacgttgttaagttcgacaaggtctgccgcattattcgacactggagcggcaactgattcatacggcgctcttcccatgtgccgaaccaaatgcattaattatgacaatgtacaatcttcccatgatgtactcctacattagattcgacacacagtacgccgtctgaatcagttgtcgcgccaatgtcgctccaaagtcgaacctaattcaattaggttctgcacatgagtggagcggcgtctgaaccgggcctcaATGTCGTTACTTCTACTACCTCCATAAACAAACTTCTTTGAAATCCCTTGATGTCACCCTTACTACGCCTAAAACTTGAAATCACTTGGAAATTTTAAAAGCTCAGCCTTAATGTTCTTGAAAAAGAGAAGCGTCAAAATTTCAATACAAGGGATGTTTGCATAAAATATGCGCAAAATCGTTGTTGTCCAGACTTTAGACTCTGGAAAACACGGTTTTTCATGACACTTAGGAAGCGTTATTAGTTGGAGCCAAACGCTCAAACGGGCGATTGTTCCAGTGAAAGCTTGGTGCCTAGGAAGACAAGCAAAAGTAaagaaatgttcaaaatgtttttatgTATTTCTTGGAGGAATTAAGGGGGAGATGTATATCTGAACTAAAAAAATTTAGAAACTTTTTTCAGATGTGCTCGCATGCCAGCCAAACCTCCGATCCTACACAATATTTGGGGTGAGGGCATGGGTGGGGCTTAGTACACGCTACTGTATTGCTAATTTGTGTCCAAGGGTTAAAATGATTGACTTACATTTCTTGGTTTATCTCCGGCTCACCCATTGAATCGAACCTGCAGAACTCTTCGTAAAGTAAGGAAAGGCTGGAGTTACGCGAAAAGCATCCTTTATCTCCGAGTTGGAGGTCACGAGCCATGGGTAGAGAACTGGCCACTGGCAGAAACATTGGGAGCTGTTTCAGTGAATTTATGCTCGTCAAAAGGAACAATACGTATATGGGGTAGCCACAGACCTTGCTTTTACCCCAATAACTTTCAGCCATTGTTCAAGATTAACACTGCGAAAGTTGCAGAAGACTTCACAGAAAAGACTAGTGGAGTTTACACATGATTCACTCAGTTTTTATCGAGTGATCAAACGCATTTGAGCACTGCAGTATTTATTTCTACTTCTTGTTTCTTAAAGACAAACAATCCAAAGTAGAGAACAGGCACCGCTCAGGTGGCCTTTCGATCCTAGAATTCAACTTGTTGAGACCGTACACTAAAATGTCTAAAGTCATCTTAAAATACCAGTCTTCTTGCGAAAACCTCTGAATATTTAGATCTCATGATCAGTATATGTGAGGGCACTGATCAACACAGGACCCGGCGAATAACCAGCATGTCAAGCAAAAAGTTGAGGTCGTCAGTATTCATAATAAATTCGACGCAAAGTTCATTGTTGCTCACATCTCATCCAAACGGATTCGGTCAAACTGATACAAGCTTAGCTCGTAGCAAAAGGATGCAAGCAAACCATTCGTAGACCCTTATCGAGTTCTTTCCGGAGACTTTGTGACGCAAACTTCTTGTTACTACTGAACACAGCCGACCCAATATTGCCACGTATAAATTAAAACGGTACGTACTTACGCTGTTTGATTTAATTCCAGTTCATCGTTTAAACTGTGCGTACAGAACTCCTTGTAGTCACCAGAGAACGTTGCTTTGACGGGCACGCATCCTTTATCTCCAAAATGGATGTCACGAGCCAAAGGTTGAGACACAGTTGCTAGCAAAAACCGATTGAGTTTATTCGCTGAAAAAGTGCTCACCAAAAGGAACATCGCATATATTGCGTAACAAGAAACCTTGCCGTCATTTTCAATACAGCTTTCAGGCGGCGTATAAGTGTTCATTGCCGAAGCAGTGATCAGTGAGTGATCACGGACTGCAGACCTAAGGAAAAACAATTTGATACACAGCTCTATCCTTCAACATTCAAAGCGCATGTGATTAACATGAGAGATGAGAAAGCCTTGATCTTGAAGAAATTATGTCATTTTTTATTCATAATATTTGGTCTCAATCATTGCCCATCTTCCCTGAAAATGTAAATGAACTAAGCGCGCTCTTCATATTACACTCCGCAGCAAGAAGTGAAAAAGACGCAAATAAAGGATCGCCTCAAAGTCTCACAAGGCCTGGTTGCTTGTACCACGACATTCACCAGCCTCTTAGGCATTACTCCAAGGGCATCATGGACATCATCATCGTCAACATTACAGAAAACGGTTTGAACGCAGAAGAAACGGACCTTCGTGAGATTTGTTCTCGGCTACCGGAATTCTTAAGAACGACGGTTGTTGTTTATGACTGACATTTCGAAAACCTGACCGGAAGTCATCTTCGCAGAGAGCAGACGTTTAATTTCTAGTCTGGATGGTGATTATTTCTACTTTCTCTTATAGAGGGCTATCCACCTTTAGAACAACCGAGGGCATTGTCAATGATTGTTTGCCATAATATGACGAAGTTACAGCATGAATAATGATGACAAGAACGTCTCAAATTTGCCTACTAACAATGAAAACAGTAATTTTGCACgagcagttttcatttttgtacatttcgaaGCTGTTCTAGTCCTATCAGCGACGTGAATGACCTGTCTTGCGGTAATTTCGACGAAGTGAAGACTTAAGACAAATTTCAAAACTGTCTCCCTATTTTCAAACGGCTCATACCCTTTTTTATTCCTTGATAACGAGAGCACATTTTGAGAACTAAAAGGGCTTGAAATAGTCTATAAATGGTTGCGGAAACAAGAAGTTAAATTTTCAGACAACGTTTTCGCTGTTGTAGACATCGTCTTCGCTTTATTAAGCAGCCCAAATACTAGTAATAGTACATG
This genomic interval carries:
- the LOC136931884 gene encoding MFS-type efflux pump MSMEG_3705-like; amino-acid sequence: MRLSFRFGWWWSFTRRQVVKTFQEAMAQSFMQVFKAGGYAVYVLLLLLGTYLLNQLDRYALAVSSQPMAHDIKFGDKGCLPYNSTFSKDDKKLCVNSLKDSSQPERNQTACEQKTKGKSSSQHVCVWDYDGTGSQYQILAGPVFILVYTVSGIPLGFSAGVFNRKNLLVFCLLLWSTMTLLTGFATKYWHLVITRFILGIGEAGCTPFASSLIADYFPETLRGSALGVYNWGIYIGYSMAYAFGNFITEANIDGKGWRWVFWIAAMPGFVLGALMLLTLKEPVRVEKGDTVTLGFNRRQLLKEKFVLLLRTFMRPSLIILFVAGSIRNAGGYVWAYNTQPYFNKYYPSTNVGEYMSWIPLVGGSLGVVLGGFISDRLIKNRGFYARVWVLVFSQVIAAPFAAGALFLKPPYAFISLIPSNVIGEMWVGVTLTVVVELVPNMIRSPAIAGYLFVISIIGGNMPLLVPPLKKLTSLRTALYILFPGLYLLSSVLFLLTLFSLKRDLRRVEEEQDVTKPLLPETSNSDPSGKTV